From the Callithrix jacchus isolate 240 chromosome 22, calJac240_pri, whole genome shotgun sequence genome, the window CCGGCTCTCCCCGCCCTGCACGGGCCCAGGGGCTGAGCATTCCTAGGCGGTTTTGGggctcccctttcctctccctcccgAAGAAGAGGGTTTTAGGGGCCTGGGCcggggggatggggagggcacATCGTGACTGTGTTTTTCATAACTTATGTTTTTATATGGTTGCATTTACTCCAATAAATCCTCAGCTGGGGTCTGGCTCTGCTTCCTGGGGGCAAAGCGGGTTGGGGTTCCCTTTGCAGGTGCTGAGGTGCCAGGCTGAGCAGTGGGGGACCGGCCTTGGCGCCTGCTGCTGGCTGCCATTCTGTGGATCTGCGTCTCCCCTCCCCCTGTCTCCAGGCCTCTTGGTCCCCTCTTGGGGTCCCTGCCCTCCACAGCTCTCTTCTCAGGGTCTTCATCCAACTCTTTCATCCTCCTCCTGGGGCTGCACCCCCCGTCCCCATGGTGCCCCTGAGCCTCCTTCCTGGCGGAGGATGGGGTTGGCTTTCCAGCACAGCTGCCCCTCAAGTTTCCCAGAACAGCCTGCCCACCTCCCCCTAGCACTCACATTGTTCCTGTTCGGGACCCTCCAAGGCCAGCTAGGGCTGACTGTGCTCCGCCCTCTGCAGCCGGGGACACCGAGTGGGTTGGAGGTGTCTGCTGGGGAGGACAGAATTCCTCAAAGCTGTGTGGCCCTGCTTCCTGCCCTAGAATGCCTTGGGGCTTAGGACTGGGGCATTGGAGTCGCAGCTGTAAGGTGGCGGGGCCTGCCCACCCTCCAGAGGCCAAGAtaaggcctctctgctgcagccGTGGTGTCTGTGCCCACCCTTCCACTCGGAGGCTGGCCACGGGGTCGTGGGTCCTCCACAACACTCACACGACCTGGTTGATCCAGGACCCCCTCCACGTTGACAGCCCTGGCTACACCTGCTTCAGTGCAACTGCAGCCCCTGGCCTTTCCTAGTGTGCTGGGAGTCTCCCCTGCTCCACACCAAGCGGGGCGGCATCTGCACTCTCCCTGCATTGCCTGCCCCCTGAGGTTCCAGGGTCTGCTGTCTACTAAACTGCTTCCTGACAGGGTGAGAGTGAGGTTGCATCTACACGTGGAGCTGGCGcttccccaccctcacccctttTCGTGGAAGCCAGCTGCTTAGCTACTTGGGGGTGTCAGTGGCCCCATCCTATTTCCCAGGCTTTAAAGGTAGCAAGTCTCCACAGGCCTCCCGGGGCGTAGACAGCTCGGGTATGACTCGCACACCCAGTGACGGCCCCGGAGCTGCAGTGTGGGAGGCagggacctgggttcaaatcctgccccTCTGGCGTGGGACAGGCTCTTGTCATAGATTTTTGGCCTCAGTATTCCCTGCCTGAGAAGTGGGGACCAGCCCAGTTTCCTTGCTCTAGAGCTGCACAGAGACCATCAGCTGGCACGGGAGCGGGGTGGTGTGGCTGCAACTCCAGACCACAGGTCCTGACCTGCCTTGCCCATGATGACTGCCCACATCCTCCTCTGCTGTTGTTCCTCGCCTTCTCTGCCCAAGGGGACCCGGACTCTGCGGCCCGGTGAGAAAGGCCGGTGGCAGTCGGACAGGGCGGGAGGGAGACCGTAAAGGGTTCGCACACCCTCCCGGCCATGGTTTTCCTCCTCTGTGGAATGGGCAGGTGATCTGTAAGCGCACCCCGCTGGTCTTGGAGTGCTAGGTGCCCACCTCCACCACGCCCCACCTCTCTATTTGGTTTGAACCCCGTCTTCTCCCACACTCCCTCTCCAGGCCAGGAGTGCACCAGGACGCCCTCCAGCACCGTGAGCACGTATGGTCCCTGGGCGTACGCTGGACTCACCGCCTGTTGGAGCTCATACACTGGATTCActcacctcctccagggagccctCAGGAAAGTCTAGCCTCGAGCCCCAGGACCCCTATAGCTATGGGCGCCAGTGGCGGTTGCACAAGGCAGAAGCTCGGCCCAGCTCCCAGGACTCAGGCCTGCAGTGAGGGGCCAGCACAGTGCCCAGCTCGTTGGGTGACCTCAGGCACAGCTGGTCACCTCCCCGGCTTCAGTTTGCCTGTCTGTATATTGGCACTTCTACCCCACGTTTCTTCTCCCCTAACTCCAGCCCCTGAGACCatcttccccagcccctccccaggctGTGACTGGGCTGGACAAACAACACTGTGGACCAGAGCTGAATAAACAAGCATTAGTGCCTGCTTCTCTGTACCTATTTCGGCCACTCAGTCGGGGCTGGGTCTCTAATATACCCTTCTCTATTTTCTATGCTGCTTCTCCCTCACGGAAGTCCCACTGACTGTCTAACTTAAATCCAATCGCTGTAGTGCctccttttttttagtttttctttttttgaggtgaagtctctccgttgc encodes:
- the ADM5 gene encoding LOW QUALITY PROTEIN: putative adrenomedullin-5-like protein (The sequence of the model RefSeq protein was modified relative to this genomic sequence to represent the inferred CDS: inserted 2 bases in 2 codons; deleted 1 base in 1 codon; substituted 2 bases at 2 genomic stop codons), giving the protein MMTAHILXLLLFLAFSAQGDPDSAARPGVHQDALQHREHVWSLGVRWTHRLLELIHWIHSLLQGALRKVXPRAPGPLXLWAPVAVAQGRSSAQLPGLRPAVRGXAQCPARWVTSGTAGHLPGFSLPVCILALLPHVSSPLTPAPETIFPSPSPGCDWAGQTTLWTRAE